The Trichomycterus rosablanca isolate fTriRos1 chromosome 13, fTriRos1.hap1, whole genome shotgun sequence sequence attctcagtccagcagtgacagtgaggtgtttcaaaactccatcagtgctgctatgtctgatccactcataccagcacaacacacactaacacaccaccaccatttcagtgtcactgcagtgctgagaatgatccaccacccaaataatacctgctctgtagtggtcctgacaattgaagaacagggtgaaaggggctaaGAAAGtgtttagagaaacagatggactacagtcagtaactgtagaactacaacgtgtttctatatgataagtggagctgataaaatggacagtgagtgtagaaacaaggaggtggtttttaatgttatggctgatcggtgtagattctACACAGCTCtggatttaatttatttacatctggatCTTGAAAAAGATATTCCCTTATTGGTGGTGTTGGTGCTTTGATGGTGGTGGTCCatatagggctagtttgactgcagtCCTTAtacagtacatggaacagtgttctTTTGTTATGATGTTAaattttttgtgtgtatgtgttttgaattaaaaaaaagatccacaaaacactaaaaacaggtCTGCTATGAACCAGCACCTGAAAGGAAcaatgtccacagtcaagcatgcTTTACACAGAAATGGGCTTAGAGGCTGCTGTGCAAGACAGATAGAAAACATCCCAATTcagaaacaaatggtattaaaacagagtgacctatATGTGATTTGTTTTAGTCATAACAAGAGCCACTCTTCTGTCaagacttctcacaagactttaaagtatgtctgtggaaattaaTGCCAATAATCAAAAGAGCGTttttatggctgggcactgattttAGCCAAGGaggcctcaactgatgttccagtttattctaaagctgttcagtgcaCTCTGGTCAGggaaacccaggcccttcctgctgtgagatgacagcatTACCCACttcaccactgtgctgcccacgatcaattacataaatatttataacatttatttgtggcaacagtttggaatTCCCTTTTTCTCTTCCAGTAAGATCTTAAAGTTCTCAAAGCAAGGTCCAAAAATACATGGTTTATTGTGTTTGGTGTTGAGACACTTTAGTGGCCGGCACCGAGCcatgaccttaaccccatttaACATCTTTGGAATTAATTAAAAGGTCGATTGCTAGCCAGTCTTCTCATCTAACATAAGTTCCTAATGTCACAAATAATGTATTGATTAAATGTGtgcaaatccccacagacacactcccaaatgttgcaaaaagcctttccagatgagtgaaggctgttatagccacaagggGGTGGGGAAGGGTTGGACtgcatattaatgctcatgttGTTTAACAAgatcatagtcaggtgtccacttagttattttggctatgtagtgtagTGCACATGGACACATTCTGCCACCCTGTTCAGAATGTGATAGTACACATGTGATAGTATTGCATGCTACTTGTTTAAATGAACATATGAACCCGTGCATCGGAGGGAcaatgtccacagtcaagcatgcTTTACATAGATCAGGCTTATAGAGTGCTGTGCAAAAGGGATCCTCTATGTGACTTCTATGTGATtttttcagccataacaatagcCACTCTTCTGTCTAGGCTTCTcataagactttgaagtacTTCTGTGGAAGTTTATgccaattcagtcaaaagagtgtttgtatggctgggcactgatcttGACTAAGGAAGCCTCAAtttatgttccagtttattccaaagctgttcagtgaagcTCTGGTTAgataatcaaacccaggccattCCTGCTGTAAGATGACAGCATTACCCTCTtcaccaccgtgctgcccacgatcagttacataaatatttataacatttatttgtggcaacagtttggaatTCCCTTTTTCTGTTCCAATAAGATCTTAAAGTTCTCAAAGCAAGGTTCAAAAATACATGGTATAATGAGTTTGCTGTTGAGAAATTTCAGTGGTTTTGGTTAAATAGGTACAAATTCCCAGAGACACACTCAAATTTTgcagaaagcctttccagatgATTGAATGAGCTATGAGTTATAGCCACAAGGGGGTGGGGAAGGGTTGGACtgcatattaatgctcatggtgtTTAACAAgatcatagtcaggtgtccacatacttattttGTCTATGTAGTGTAGTGCACATGGATGCATTCTGTCACTCTGTTCAGAATATACACAACACGTGATAGTGTTACATGCTACTTGTTTAAATTAACATATTTAAAGTTAATATTTTGTGTACCAGTTAACTGATTCTGTTACAACCAAGTGAATTATTCAATTTCCATATTTTCTATCATAATTTATTGATTATGCAACACCAGAATTAAGCTTTGAACCATTTTATCTCACTTTATTGTTGTTTGTATGTTGATACTAATATATTTCTATGCATATTCTGTTTTGTCCCTATTTACAAGCAGCAGGTGCCTATAAAACAGACCCTGAGCAAATCTATGTGCAGAGACGTCTTCTGGAAATGCCTCTTGCTCTCCATGctgatgtatggatgtatgggaGCCATGGTGTGGTGCCATGTTACCAAGGTGACCCGACTGAGTTTCGACAGTGCCTACAAAGGGAAGTCGATGGTGTACCATGACAGTCCGTGCTCTGATGGCTACATTTATATCCCCTTGGCATTTCTTATCATGCTGTATGTGGTCTACCTGGTAGAGTGCTGGCACTGCCACGCGAGGAACGAGCTTCAGTACAAGGTGGATGTCGAGGGAATCTATGAACgggtgcaaaaaatgcaacagGCCAAACCGTGTATCTGGTGGAAGGCCATTAGCTACCACTACGTGCGGCGAACACGCCAAGTAACCCGCTACCGCAACGGAGATGCCTACACGACCACGCAAGTGTATCACGAAAGAGTAAACACACATGTTGCCGAAGCTGAATATGACTATGGAAACTGTGGTGTAAAAGATGTTTCCAAGCAACTGGTTGGTCTGGATAAGGCAGCTATTACTAAACTGAGGTTCACAAAATGTTTTAGTTTTGCTAATGTAGAGTCTGAGAACTCCTATCTTACTCAGCGGGCGAGGTTCTTCACTGATAACGAGGGACTTGATGATTACATGGAAGCCCGGGAAGGAATGCACCTGAAGAATGTAGACTTCAAGGAGTACATGGTTGCCTTCACAAACCCGGACAACCAACCCTGGTACATCTCGAACTATGTCTTCTGGACGGCTGCCTTCCTCATGTTCTCTTGGCCTCTGAGGGTGCTAACAGAGTACCGCACTGCGTACGCTCATTATCGCATTGAGAAGCTCTTTGGGACGGACTACATCCCAGTCACACCATGTGAAGAGCATCCGTACTGCAGGCGCATACCTAGAGTTAATACCATTGACAGCACAGAGCTAGAATGGCACATCCGGTCCAACCAACAGCTCGTACCTAGCTACTCAGAAGCAGGTCTTATGGATCTTGCACAGCGTCCTGGAGGTTTCAGGCAGAACTGTGAGCGCTGCCACCGCGCCATCAGCAGCTCCTCCGTTTTCTCTCGCAGTGCTTTAAGCATCTGCAACGGAAGTCCTCGCCTTCCCTTTAGTGGAAGCAGGTTCTCATTGGGACGTATGTACGGCTCACGCCGCAGCTGCTTCTGGAGAAGCGGCAGCCTGGGTGAACCTGAGAGCCCGAGCGAGAACACACGATGTCTGTCTGGACATATCACGACTACCGAGGATGACCCTCCAGCCTACCAGGATGCACTCTATTTCCCTGTCCTTATCGTCCACTGCAGCGAGAGCTGCCCCAACCACCGGTCCTTTCACCGCAATGGCTCATGTGTAGAGACCTCCTTATGAGATTCTCTAATGCATCAGTGGTGGATATCTGGAAGAGGTCGATGGATGTAGGTGGAGGATAAATCCATCAAAAATTCTTTAAGCTGAACTGATCCTGTCACTCAGAAATGACAGAATCTGAAAACCAGTATTTGCAGCCCAGTGCTTGTTATGCAAATGGTGCTTTACTTTAAGGCGGACTCTCCACTTATTTCAAATGACACTCTTAAAATGGCTGGtataagaaatgtaaaaaaaaaaaacagtgctgGGTCCGATGTAAATGGATTAATGGGTGTTTTTTACTTTGGAAATGAAGGAATTTGCTGCTGTATTGGGTAGTAAAGTGTTGTTATAAGCAACTTGCAAGAAACACTTCATATGGTCAGTTGTGTAGCTGTGGTTCTGGttgttaaggaactggactgtTAACCAGAGGGTTAAAGgcttaagccccaccaccaagcTGATAATGCCGGGCTCTTGATTACTGGGCCCTGTAGTTGCTTGGATTGTCTGGCGTTTTGATTGTATTtagctttggattaaagcatcttATATGTTTGTTATTTTGCTGCTTAGTTGCAAAGTCAAGTTTTCATGGatcatttacaccgatcaggtataacattatgatcaccttcctaatattgtgctggtccctcttttgctgccaaaacagccctgacccatcgaggcatggagtctgacaccttattatcagaaccagcattaacttcttaagcaatttgagctacagtagctcatctgttggatcagaccacacgggccagccttcgctccccacgtgcatcattgagcctgttgccagtttaccactgttccttccttagaccacttttgatagatactgaccactccagactgggaacacccacaagaactgcagtttttgagatgctctgacccagttgtctagccatcacaattaggcccttgtcagactcgctcaaatccttacgctcgcccatttttcctgcttctaacacatcaactttgaggattaaatgttcacttgctgcttaatatatcccacccactaacagatgccaggatgaagagataatcagtgttattcattttacctgtcagtggtcataatgctatgcctggtcggtgtatatggatataaaaatgcatccaaatccaAACAGCTCAGAATTCAACTTTAATCTGACTAGACTTTTCAGAGTGAATCCATAAAAGCACAAATGAATTGACTCCATAATTCTATtccttaattttgtttttacagtGAAAAAAGTTCAAAAGCAGCTTTACTTCTTTTGAACATGAACACATTGCACTGCTAATGCAAATTAAATTgggcacaaaataaataatacaaaccaAAAACGCCAAAGCTGGGATTATACTTGATATGATATACTCTCACAGTAGGGTTATTCtgctaattattaaaattacttgggtatttttactttaattcactgctcacattcacatttatttaaatgccaCAAAATTTgtcaaaaaataacattaaacaagGAGTGGAAAGTCAACCATGGACTGTAAAGACTGTTAGATACATGACTCTCATAATCTAATCTAGTGTTCATATCTCTTCTCTTTCAATTCTCACTTTAAGGAGTGCAGTAAGCTTAGGTCATTCTTttacaaacctcatttctgaaaaagttaaaacatgcagtaaaatgcagtaaaaattaTCTGAtttgttaaaaaattaaatattgccattgtttttaattttaaaaattcaACTTTATTAGATTAATTTAGAtgttgatgcctgcaacacactccagaaGGTTggaacagaggcaaaataaaagtaaaaagtttataGCATTCCAttagtaacaggtgagggaatcatgattgtgtAAAAAAGCAGAATCCACCAAAGCAGAAGTATTTTACAACCAATGATGAATTGTGGttcactttgtgccaaactttaggAGAGAATTGACAGTaggttcaaaaagaacatttctcactgCAAGATTACAAATCATCTGATCTTTCacaatctactgttcataatattgtggaaaTATTCAGGGAAGATGAAGAGATCTCAGTCTGTATAAAGCAAAGCCAAAAACCTttgttgaatgtgcatgacctttgagcACTCAGGAcgacattgcatgagaaactgtcaaACTGTTGTGATAAACATAGCCACATAGGCTtaagagtacttcagaaaaccattgccACTTAAcgcagtccaccactgcatcaggaaatgcaacctgaaagcagtacatcagttctatacataAACATCACTGAGTTTTCTAGGCATGAGCTCATCTCAGCTGGTTCGAAATACATTGGAAACGTGTGCTGGGGTCAGATGAGTATACGGTTTTTGGGAAAAACGGATACGTTTTCTGtgccaaagataaaaagaaccatccagactgttatcagtgaaaggtgcaaatgCCAACATATGTCATGGTATGTGCATCAGTTTCCGTAGCAAGGATGACTTATTtgtgggattttagagagaaacGTGCTGCCATCAACGTGAcattatttttgattatttctgcaattaaaaagccttattaataggccgctcaggtggcacagtggtaaaacacgctagcacaccagaggtgggatttcgaatacgtcGTATCAAATGATTAtttgttgttcagggatgggaaagccagaccagggttcctcataactggtgcaattacgacctctgctggcgccTGCATGCAACTTTTTGTGtggtgcaggcatcaaattctaaatgtgtttatgttaACAAAATACAGTGCAGtagatcagtgaaaacattagaaATCTTTTTCTTTTATCACAATTTTATtacaaagtgtcccaactttttctgaaaatcaattacagtggacccttgacttacgaatttaattggttccaaagggctgttcttaagtccaaatgttcgttagttaaacctatttttcccataagaaataatgtaaacagaattaatccatgccagacttCCCAAACCACCCCCATGCCTAACCaatctaatgtcttaaatggtcttttttgttataaatacaagtatattttcctttaatcttaaattatagaatagacattactgtaataaacaataataaacaacaatacacagtacagtacgtgtgctgtaccatacttcataatacatttccgtctttttttataaaatgtatctaccaaaaacaacaataactctcatatttctctattatttccttctttatttcaatagtattgaattttgtaggtgtaattgcacgaaagaaagaatactttactgagctgaattccttcttctctctcactcactgtcccctctgtctgatacactgtgacagctactggcaggagtaattatacaacacaacaaatgtacagtaatagatttttaaattttctcaccactgcgcttcctctgcacattctttggagacattttaatattgaattttacaaaatataaagaaaacaccagagaaacgtccgctgtccgaatgttcgctcattgtatatatatatatagagagagagagagagacggtcggagtcaacttgttcgtgacgtcacgtgtttcgcgaatttctgttcgtaatccgaaatttgttcgtacgttaagttgaaacagatcttaacccaaaatgttcgtgtGGTAAACCGTTcctaactcaagggtccactgtatatttaatttatttgttctttaaatacatttaattgggttacaaaatatgtttttaaatgtattacataTATTACACATAAAAAGCTTCTCATTATTCTAATAAGCTCTTATAATCTAAAATAATTTAGTGtgacaaatgtgcaaaaaaCTGAAGGAATCAAAATGGGGCAACTGTTACAGCACTGCATGTTATCACATTCACAGCAATAATCAAACACAATATTGTACTTGTCCTCTGTTAgaacaaataatttatttgcGAGTATTTCTTTGTCTTATTTAAAATTCATAAGTCTAATAGAGGACCAAGCTTACAAAGCAAAAATACGGTACTTCAGTGTGCTTCTGACTTTGGTAAGTTTTGTTTCGCtggatttttaaaaatcttttgAACTAAATGACCTGTGTTTAACAAGAATGTTGTTAAGGTATCTCGTAAGTGAAagagatgtacagtatatcagaACATTTATGGATTACACTCATGTAATGTATTGTATACAAGAAATTAATCTGTTGTGtgtaattttaatgtcatgtaagTTGATATTATGGCATGGTATGATATTACAAACATACAGTCTGTTATTGCTCTGTATACTCCAGTAAATATCTGACTAAATATTCTACATTTCAGGCTATGCAACAATGAACTGTATATTCAACTACAGCTAGAATGTATGACTGTTGTACCTTTTCTAAATGATTGTACATAACAGAATTGAACCTAGGTGGtgcattgggtagcactgttgcttcataGCAAAAACGTTCTGGGTTCAAtactttctgtatggagtttgcatgttctccctgtgtctgtgtgggtttcctccaggtcctccggtttcctcccacaagcccaaagacatgcagtcaggccaattagagctactagaaattcCCCTAAATGTGAttgggtgtgtgtttgccctgcgatggactggcagccTTTTGCCCAATCTAATGCAACCCTgcccaggatgaagcagtggtaaaacatacaatgaatgaataaataaatgaaaataatggAGAGACACTTTAAACATTTTGATTTTGCTTCTTTTAATTTCTTCAATTATTGAAAATTCTGTCTACTTTTAACTGAAACAGTATCTTGTAATGCCACTTGATGTAGCATTAGTAAACTCATATAGTATATACTTTCAGCTCCTTGCCTGTGGTGTCTAAAAGCAGTTAAAATTATAAAGTGATACTTTTTTTCTATTGTGTAAACATGCTGTATTACAAGTTTACTGATTTCACTGAGAAATTACACACAATGTTGCCTTTATGTAGCACAAACATACAATAATTTAACTGGTGACAATATAAGCAACTCTCAATAAATcatgtaaaaatgaaatgtgtgaTTTTGTAAATGAACAAAGTCCACATGGGAAACTTAAATATGGGGGTAGTTAGTATTCAGTctaaactagggatgtaacgatacactctatccacgatgcgatacgattcacgatactgggttcacgatacgattttttcccggttttttaaaatgaaattgaagacaaattatgacaaagtttccttttattatttctctttatatatatatatataaagagaaataataaaagaaaactttgtcatatatatatacaggggttggacaaaataactgaaacacctggttttagaccacaataatttattagtatggtgtagggcctccttttgcggccaatacagcgtcaattcgtcttggaaatgacatatacaagtcctacacagtggtcagagggattttaagccattcttcttgcaggatagtggccaggtcactacgtgatgctggtggaggaaaacgtttcctgactcgcttctccaaaacaccccaaagtggctcaataatatttagatctggtgactgtgcaggccatgggagatgttcaactttactttcatgttcatcaaaccaatctttcaccagtcttgctgtgtgtattggtgcattgtcaacctgatacacggcaccgccattggatgcacatggtcctccagaatggttcggtagtccttggcagtgacgcgcccatctagcacaagtattgggccaagggaatgccatgatatggcagcccaaaccatcactgatccacccccatgcttcactctgggcatgcaacagtctgggtggtacgcttctttggggcttctccacaccgtaactctcccggatgtggggaaaacagtaaaggtggactcatcagagaacaatacatgtttcacattgtccacagcccaagatttgcgctccttgcaccattgaaaccgacgtttggcattggcacgagtgaccaaaggtttggctatagcagcccggccgtgtatattgaccctgtggagctcccgacggacagttctggtggaaacaggagagttgaggtgcacatttaattctgccgtgatttgggcagccgtggtttgatgttttttggatacaatccgggttagcacccgaacatccctttcagacagcttcctcttgcatccacagttaatcctgttggatgtggtttgtccttcttggtggtatgctgacattaccctggataccgtggctcttgatacatcacaaagacttgctgtcttggtcacagatgcgccagcaagacgtgcaccaacaatttgtcctctcttgaactctggtatgtcacccataatgttgtgtgcattgaaatattttgagcaaaactgtgctcttaccctgctaattgaaccttcacactctgctcttactggtgcaatgtgcaattaatgaagattggccaccagactggtccaatttagccatgaaacctcccacactaaaatgacaggtgtttcagttattttgtccaacccctgtatatatatatatatatactgtatatacagtgtatcacaaaattgagtacacccctcacatttctgcaaatatttcattatatcttttcatgggacaacactatagacatgaaacttggatgtaacttagagtagtcagtgtacagcttgtatagcagtgtagatttactgtcttctgaaaataactcaacacacagccattaatgtctaaatagctgcaacataagtgagtacaccccacagtgaacatgtccaaattgtgcccaaatgtgtcgttgtccctccctggtgtcatgtgtcaaggtcccaggtgtaaatggggagcagggctgttaaatttggtgttttgggtacaattctctcatactggccactggatattcaacatggcacctcatggcaaagaactctctgaggatgtgagaaatagaattgttgctctccacaaagatggcctgggctataagaagattgctaacaccctgaaactgagctacagcatggtggccaaggtcatacagcggttttccaggacaggttccactcgggaacaggcttcgccagggtcgaccaaagaagttgagtccacgtgttcggcatcatatccagaggttggctttaaaaaatagacacatgagtgctgccagcattgctgcagaggttgaagacgtgggaggtcagcctgtcagtgctcagaccatacgccgcacactgcatcaactcggtctgcatggtcgtcatcccagaaggaagctgacgcacaagaaagcccgcaaacagtttgctgaagacaagcagtccaagaacatggattactggaatgccctgtggtctgacgagaccaagataaacttgtttggctcagatggtgtccagcatgtgtggcggcgccctggtgagaagtaccaagacaactgtatcttgcctacagtcaagcatggtggtggtagcatcatggtcttgggctgcatgagtgttgctggcactggggagctgcagttcattgagggaaacatgaattccaacatgtactgtgacattctgaaacagagcatgatcccctcccttcgaaaactgggcctcatggcagttttccaacaggataacgaccccaaacacaacctccaagatgacaactgccttgctgaggaagctgaaggtaaaggtgatggactaaacccaattgagcacctgtggcgcatcctcaagtggaaggtggaggagttcaaggtgtctaacatccaccagctctgtgatgtcatcatggaggagtggaagaggattccagtagcaacctgtgcagctctggtgaattccatgcccaggagggttaaggcagtgctggataataatggtggtcacacaaaatattgacactttgggcacaatttggacatgttcactgtggggtgtactcacttatgttgccagctatttagacattaatggctgtgtgttgagttattttcagaagacagtaaatctacactgctatacaagctgtacactgactactctaagttatatccaagtttcatgtctatagtgttgtcccatgaaaagatataataaaatatttgcagaaatgtgaggggtgtactcacttttgtgatacactgtatatatatatatatatatatattgtttatgtattttctcccctttttctccctttttagcgcatccaattgcccgattgcatcatgcttcctctccaccaatgccgatccctgctctgattgaggagaacgaagctaacccatgccttctccgacacgtgggcagcatgccgtatgcagctcagcattgggtacagagagacacacaccgagagcactcttttctcatctctgtgcaggcgccatcaatcagccagcagaggtcgtaattgcaccagtcatgaaagagagagaccccattcggcttagtcccgcccatatctgaacaacaggccaatcgttgtttatgtggccgctcagccttagctggcaggcagagctgagactcaata is a genomic window containing:
- the tmem151bb gene encoding transmembrane protein 151B; the protein is MSPPGSAATGSDCSTATAVEEDADSPREEQVPIKQTLSKSMCRDVFWKCLLLSMLMYGCMGAMVWCHVTKVTRLSFDSAYKGKSMVYHDSPCSDGYIYIPLAFLIMLYVVYLVECWHCHARNELQYKVDVEGIYERVQKMQQAKPCIWWKAISYHYVRRTRQVTRYRNGDAYTTTQVYHERVNTHVAEAEYDYGNCGVKDVSKQLVGLDKAAITKLRFTKCFSFANVESENSYLTQRARFFTDNEGLDDYMEAREGMHLKNVDFKEYMVAFTNPDNQPWYISNYVFWTAAFLMFSWPLRVLTEYRTAYAHYRIEKLFGTDYIPVTPCEEHPYCRRIPRVNTIDSTELEWHIRSNQQLVPSYSEAGLMDLAQRPGGFRQNCERCHRAISSSSVFSRSALSICNGSPRLPFSGSRFSLGRMYGSRRSCFWRSGSLGEPESPSENTRCLSGHITTTEDDPPAYQDALYFPVLIVHCSESCPNHRSFHRNGSCVETSL